Below is a window of Bacteroidales bacterium DNA.
ATGATTAGATATAAACTCAGGTGAGAAAACGATGGCCAGATTGGAATGATTCTTTTTAATAAAAGAATCGGCTTTGTTCCATTCGAACGAATCATCAAACTGGAAAAAAAAATGAGGAAACAAATGTAATCTGTATGAATTAATAATAGTAAAAACTATTTATTCTCAACCTTCAGCAATCTTTCTTCTAATTCTGCATTCTTTTTCTTCAGTTCATCAATATAATTTTGTTGTTCTTTGACGGCTTCAATAAGCACAGGGATAAGCTCGATATAATCCATTGTTTTAATTTTCATGGATTGCTGAGGTTCTTTATTATCTCTCGTACAATTTGTAGAAAATATCTCCCTTTCTCTTACCATATCAGGAAAAACCAATTCAACCTCTTGTGAAATTACACCAAATTTATGTTGTTTATCAAAAGCATAAGCGGG
It encodes the following:
- a CDS encoding tail fiber domain-containing protein, producing the protein MPAPSDLKLKKNIKIISNPIEKLKQIRGVEYDMRVDEFPAYAFDKQHKFGVISQEVELVFPDMVREREIFSTNCTRDNKEPQQSMKIKTMDYIELIPVLIEAVKEQQNYIDELKKKNAELEERLLKVENK